In Thermomonas paludicola, the following are encoded in one genomic region:
- a CDS encoding ATP-binding protein, with the protein MNAIIDFLLHPLLQLFRPLIATHSIERVADAINAAIDMGYRGLGVFGFARFGKTESITYLIDHPFWLAQRPAAMLRVDAPDTHKRTDSSFFRSLLTLLGVRVPSRANPDELCTQLMGRLIEVAQNSRTHLIILFLDEAQRLLPADYEHLVTLDNRMTRAGYYFFVVLFHQRDITGFSNEVLPSNDHPPHVTGRFLVRKHEFTGLVGVDEVAYALTRYDEGTEWPPGTGISYTQHFAPDAFANGFRLANYAQRLWDCASHLRAEARLPTEWTWPMKSFEATVVYLLTATIPCTPSFESFDDEQLIAALRAAGLVELEKSRHTYQPQGCR; encoded by the coding sequence ATGAATGCGATTATCGACTTCCTGTTGCACCCGTTACTGCAGCTGTTTCGTCCACTGATCGCCACCCACTCGATCGAACGCGTCGCGGATGCGATCAACGCAGCTATCGACATGGGCTATCGGGGCTTGGGTGTGTTTGGCTTTGCTCGCTTCGGCAAGACCGAATCGATCACTTACCTCATCGATCATCCCTTCTGGCTCGCACAGCGCCCGGCAGCGATGTTGCGCGTGGATGCTCCCGACACGCACAAGCGCACAGACAGCAGCTTCTTCCGGAGCCTGCTGACACTGCTGGGCGTGCGTGTTCCCTCGCGAGCCAACCCGGACGAACTTTGCACGCAGCTGATGGGGCGCCTCATCGAAGTGGCTCAGAACTCAAGAACTCATTTGATCATCCTGTTTCTGGACGAAGCCCAGCGCCTGCTGCCGGCCGACTACGAGCACCTGGTCACGCTCGACAACCGCATGACGCGGGCTGGCTATTACTTCTTCGTAGTACTCTTCCACCAGCGAGACATCACCGGGTTCAGCAATGAAGTGCTGCCCAGCAACGATCATCCGCCGCACGTAACCGGCCGCTTCCTAGTGCGCAAGCACGAATTCACTGGTCTGGTCGGTGTGGATGAGGTTGCCTACGCTCTCACACGCTACGACGAAGGGACCGAGTGGCCGCCAGGCACCGGTATCAGCTACACGCAGCACTTCGCCCCGGATGCGTTCGCCAATGGCTTTCGTCTGGCCAATTACGCGCAGCGTTTGTGGGATTGCGCCAGCCACCTGCGCGCCGAAGCGAGACTGCCAACTGAGTGGACTTGGCCCATGAAGAGCTTCGAAGCCACGGTCGTGTACCTCCTGACGGCAACCATACCCTGCACACCGAGTTTCGAGTCCTTCGATGACGAGCAGCTCATCGCTGCGCTGAGGGCCGCCGGCCTGGTTGAATTGGAGAAGTCGCGCCACACCTACCAGCCGCAGGGGTGCCGATGA
- a CDS encoding glutathionylspermidine synthase family protein — MRRVPIAPRPDWRRRAEACGFQFHTIDGAPYWDESAYYAFTLEQIEQHLESPTIELHQMALALVDEVVASDALMEHLAIPDAFRDYVAQSWRRRDPHLYGRMDFAYDGHGPAKLYELNYDTPTSLYEAALFQWEWLENQRKRGALPPQADQFNSLHEALVGRFAELAMRLNPPLYFAAVGLSAEDQGTVAYLRDCATQGGLSAGAIALEDIGVASDGRFTDLDDIAIGSLFKLYPLEDLFSDPFGLELLRSNLQLLEPAWKLVLSNKGVLPLLWERHRGHPNLLEAYFDDGAPLRPGWVRKPLFSREGANVEMHLANGRFLHEAGPYTGMAIRQQLHLLPSFSGRYPLIGSWVIGDAASGIGIREDSSPITRDSARFVPHAIVDEAVGLITIEA; from the coding sequence ATGCGCCGCGTTCCTATCGCCCCGCGGCCGGACTGGCGACGACGCGCGGAGGCCTGCGGCTTCCAGTTCCACACCATCGACGGGGCGCCCTATTGGGACGAAAGCGCGTATTACGCGTTTACCTTAGAGCAGATCGAACAGCACCTCGAATCACCCACGATCGAGTTGCACCAGATGGCACTCGCGCTGGTGGACGAAGTAGTGGCCAGCGACGCCCTGATGGAGCACTTGGCCATACCGGACGCGTTCCGTGACTACGTTGCGCAGAGCTGGCGCCGCCGGGATCCGCACCTGTACGGACGCATGGATTTCGCCTACGACGGTCATGGGCCCGCGAAGCTGTACGAACTCAACTATGACACCCCTACCTCGCTCTACGAGGCCGCGCTCTTCCAGTGGGAGTGGCTGGAGAACCAGCGCAAGCGTGGCGCCCTGCCCCCGCAGGCGGATCAGTTCAACAGCCTGCACGAAGCTCTTGTGGGACGTTTCGCCGAACTCGCGATGCGACTGAATCCACCGCTTTACTTTGCCGCGGTGGGTCTCAGCGCGGAGGATCAGGGCACGGTGGCTTACCTGCGTGACTGCGCCACCCAAGGTGGGCTGTCTGCCGGCGCGATAGCACTCGAAGACATTGGCGTTGCTTCGGACGGACGATTTACGGACCTCGACGATATCGCCATCGGCTCGCTGTTCAAGCTCTATCCGCTGGAAGACCTGTTTTCGGATCCGTTTGGCCTTGAGCTGCTACGGTCAAACCTCCAGTTACTGGAGCCTGCGTGGAAGCTGGTGTTGAGCAACAAGGGCGTGCTGCCGTTGTTGTGGGAACGCCATCGCGGCCACCCCAACCTGCTTGAGGCCTACTTCGACGATGGCGCCCCGCTCAGGCCGGGATGGGTGCGCAAACCGCTGTTCTCACGCGAGGGCGCGAACGTGGAGATGCACTTGGCCAATGGGCGGTTCCTGCACGAAGCCGGGCCATACACCGGTATGGCTATTCGGCAGCAGTTGCATTTGCTGCCGTCTTTTTCGGGACGCTATCCCTTGATCGGCAGTTGGGTGATAGGAGACGCGGCTAGTGGCATCGGCATTCGCGAAGACTCCAGCCCGATTACGCGTGACTCGGCGCGGTTCGTGCCCCATGCGATCGTTGACGAGGCTGTCGGGCTCATCACCATCGAAGCTTAA
- a CDS encoding MbcA/ParS/Xre antitoxin family protein, with protein MTDYIILSLLLAVALGGGLYLKREAIHERDRLRASRAADEATRLQAVAEAAASGQVVATRAVAVFEDANAAWRWLAASSPVLGARPLDLLGTTAGVAAVLDELHRIEAGDLARAPS; from the coding sequence ATGACTGACTACATCATTCTTTCCCTGCTGCTGGCGGTTGCGTTGGGGGGCGGGCTGTACTTGAAACGCGAGGCAATCCACGAGCGCGACCGCTTACGCGCCTCACGCGCGGCCGACGAAGCTACCCGGCTTCAGGCGGTGGCCGAAGCGGCGGCGTCCGGCCAGGTGGTGGCTACACGCGCAGTCGCTGTCTTCGAGGATGCGAACGCGGCTTGGCGATGGTTGGCTGCTTCCAGTCCGGTGTTAGGCGCCCGTCCGCTGGACTTGCTGGGCACCACGGCGGGCGTCGCGGCGGTTCTGGACGAACTGCATAGGATCGAGGCAGGTGACCTCGCACGAGCGCCTTCGTAG